ATTTTAATTACTTTGATTATACCAATAATTCTAAATTACCAGATAATCTATGGCTAATTTATTTTACAGACATTACAGATAAAAAATTTAGTAAACCAATTGAGCTAGAAAATTATAAAATAAAATCAAATAAAATATTAAATCATCTAGAACTGTACCAATTAAAAAAAGTTTATTAAAATGTTTTTTCTTTTATTTCGAATAAAAATTTTTTTTTAGTATTAAAAATTCTAAACATCTTAACAATACAAAAGGAAATAAAACCAATTAAAGATCCAAATCTTAATGGATAAAAATGATAATTTTCAATCATATCAAACCATAAAATGAATAATTTCCTTACATCATAATTGCTTTTTCCTTCGAATCTTTTTTGATGATAAACTTTAATATTAGTAATTTTTTTTGCTTCTCTCAAAATTAAACTATCAATAAATGGTATTTTAGGGTTGTAACTTATGAATCGATCTTTAACATCTCCTCTAATTCCCTTCAATGAAGAAGTATAAATCTTAAATGGTTTATCAAAAATAAAACTTGAAAAAAAATTATTAACTGTGCTTACAATTATTTTCCAATAAACGTGTTTTCTTTTTAAATAAAGAGTGTAGCATGCATCGTACAAATCTAATTGATTGTAAATATCTATTAGGCTTTGTGGCGGATGTTGTAAATCATCATCCATTATTATTATCTTACTTCCAGTTGAATATTTTAAACCTATAAAAATAGCTCCATGTTGCCCTACATTATATTTTAAATCTATTCCTTTTATAAAACTAAACTCTTTTGAAATTTTTTTAATTTTTTCCCAACTATTATCTTTACTAAAGTCATTTATTAAAATTATCTCATAATTTTTTTCAAATCTATCAAACAAATTTGAATTAATCTCAAATATAAGTTTTTCTAAAATTTTAGAACTATTATAAACGGGTATTATTATAGACAATTTCATCATAAATATTATAAATAAATAATTATTAATTTTTTAAGATACATTTATTGAAAAAAAAAATTTTAATTTTTGGAAAAAATAGTTTCATTGGATCTAATTTATATACATTTTTAAAGAATAAACACTTTGTAAAAATAGAGAGCTTAAATTCAAAATCATTAAAAAAACTTAATAATTTTGATTATATAATTAATTGCGCGATAAACAAAAATTACATTAATAAGGTTTATTCAATAAATAATGATTTTGATTTTAAAATTTCAAAGAACCTCAATAAAAATACCAATTTTATTTTTTTAAGTTCAAGAAAAATTTATAAAGCCAAATCTAATATTTTTGAAGGATCAAGAATTAATTGTTTAAATAATTATGAAAAAAATAAATACATAACAGAAAAAAAAATTTTAGGTATAAAAAAAAACAAAAGCATTATTTTGAGAATTTCAAATATAATTGGATTTAAGAAATACAATCCAAGAAGATCGCATCATACTTATCTTGATTATCTAATTAACAAAGTTAAGAAAGGAGAATTCATTTTAAATCAAAATGAATTCAAAGATTTTCTTGATATAAATACGTTTTCAAAAATAATTGACTCAATCATCACAAAAAAATTATTTGGAATTTATAATAT
The DNA window shown above is from Candidatus Pelagibacter sp. RS39 and carries:
- a CDS encoding NAD-dependent epimerase/dehydratase family protein, with protein sequence MKKKILIFGKNSFIGSNLYTFLKNKHFVKIESLNSKSLKKLNNFDYIINCAINKNYINKVYSINNDFDFKISKNLNKNTNFIFLSSRKIYKAKSNIFEGSRINCLNNYEKNKYITEKKILGIKKNKSIILRISNIIGFKKYNPRRSHHTYLDYLINKVKKGEFILNQNEFKDFLDINTFSKIIDSIITKKLFGIYNISMGKRVYLRDLNNWLLTSYKNKKKLKIIKLKNNEKNQSFYLNNSKLKKKIGLKININQLRKECIKLSKKLFK
- a CDS encoding glycosyltransferase; this encodes MMKLSIIIPVYNSSKILEKLIFEINSNLFDRFEKNYEIILINDFSKDNSWEKIKKISKEFSFIKGIDLKYNVGQHGAIFIGLKYSTGSKIIIMDDDLQHPPQSLIDIYNQLDLYDACYTLYLKRKHVYWKIIVSTVNNFFSSFIFDKPFKIYTSSLKGIRGDVKDRFISYNPKIPFIDSLILREAKKITNIKVYHQKRFEGKSNYDVRKLFILWFDMIENYHFYPLRFGSLIGFISFCIVKMFRIFNTKKKFLFEIKEKTF